Part of the Ardenticatenales bacterium genome is shown below.
CGCGCCGGCAAAGCCGACGCTCAGGCGGGCGATGTCATTGAAGTCCACGTCGGAGGCGATTGGCTTGCCGCGCGCGTGGACCTTCAAGATCTCCTCTCGTCCTTTGATGTCGGGCAGGTCTACGATAACCTTGCGGTCGAAGCGACCAGGACGCAGCAGGGCTGGGTCAAGGACGTCAGGGCGGTTGGTGGCCGCAATGACGATGATGTTGGTTTCGTTGGAAAACCCATCCATTTCCACCAGAATCTGGTTCAACGTTTGCTCGCGTTCGTCATGGCCGCCGCCGAGTCCCGCGCCGCGCTGCCGTCCCACGGCGTCGATTTCGTCTACGAAGACAATAGACGGGGCGTTTTCTTTGGCCTTGTTAAACAGGTCGCGCACGCGGCTGGCCCCGACGCCGACGAACATTTCCACAAATTCGGAGCCGGAAATGTGGAAGAAGGGGACGCCTGCTTCGCCGGCGATGGCCCGCGCCAGCAGCGTCTTGCCTGTTCCGGGATGGCCGACCATCAACAGGCCCTTGGGGATACGCGCTCCGACCTGGATGAATTTCTCCGGCTCTTTCAGAAACTGGACGATCTCGCGCACTTCCTCTTTGGCCTCGTCTACGCCGGCCACGTCATCAAACGTGACGGTGGGGCGGTCGCCTTCGTTGATGTTGCGCGCGCGGCTGCGGCCAAACCCGAAGATGTTATTACCACCCCCTTGCATTTGGCGGAGGCCACGGGAGAAAATCCAGATCAAGAGGATGATGGGGCCAACGGAAAAGAGGATGCTGAAGAAGGTGGTTCGCCCCGAAGCGTCGTTGATGTAGATGGGCGCGGAGCCAATAATAGCGGTATCGACGCCACTGGCCTGGAGTTGTTGGAAAATGTCTGCGCCTTCATCCTTGACGGAAGCGTATGTGCTGCCATTCTTGAGGATGACGGTGAGGCGGTTGCCGCTGACGGTGAGGCGTTCGACCGATTGGTCTTCTACGTAGGCGACGACTTCGGAAAACGGGATGACTTCGTTGGTGTTCAATCCGCCGCTGAAAATAATTTGCGCGCCCAAGATGAGCAGAATGGCGGTAACGATCCAGACCCAGGGAGGGATAGTAGATCGGTTGTTTTGTTGTTCGTCCATGTCTTTCCTATGAAATGAACCTTTTTGGAAGCTCGCTTACAGGTTGGAGTTGTGCATTATCGCAGCTTCCAGGAAGGTTTAGGCGGTTTGCTCTCTGGCGGCCATGTATGCTTTGTAGATGGGGGAGAGGGCAGCGACTTGTTGTTCGGCGCGGTAGCTGCTGCGTACGAGCGCGCCGCTTTCAACCCATTTGAAGCCGAGTTCGTATCCTTTTTGGCTCAGGGTCTCGAATTCTGCCGGCATATAATACCGTTCAACAGGCAAATGTTTCTTACTTGGTTGCAGGTACTGGCCGATAGTGAGGATGTCCACACCGCAGTCGGCCAGGTCCGCCATCACCGTCACCACTTCGTCCAGAGATTCCCCCAATCCCACCATAATGCCACTTTTGGTGAGGACATCCGGTTCCATCTGTTTGGCCTGACGCAGCGTGGTCAGCGCCCATTCATAATGGTCTTGGGGCTGCACCTTCTTGAAAAGCCGCGGCACCGTTTCGACGTTATGGTTCAGAATTTCGGGACGGGTATCCATCACGATTTTGAGCGCAGCGGCGGAGCCTTTGAAATCCGGGATAAGCACCTCAATGGTGCAGCCGGGCTGGAGTTCACGGATGCGCTGAATGACGAGAGCGAAAATAGGCGCGCCGCCATCTTCCCGCTCATCCCGATTCACGGAAGTGATGACAACATGGCGCAAATTCATCGCCTTTACCGCCTGGGCCACGCGCTCGGGTTCGTTCCAGTCCAGCGGGGCGGGGCGACCCGTTTTGATGTCGCAGAAGCCGCAACTGCGCGTACAGGTGTCGCCCATGATGAGGAAGGTGGCGGTTCCCGCCCCCCAGCATTCGCCAATGTTGGGGCAGCGTGCCTCTTCGCAGACGGTGTGTAATTGCTTGCTGCGCATGAGGTGTTTCAGGTTTTGGTAACTTTCGCCACTGGGCACGCGCACGCGAATCCACTCCGGTCGGCGGCGTGGTTTTTGCG
Proteins encoded:
- a CDS encoding ATP-dependent metallopeptidase FtsH/Yme1/Tma family protein, translating into MDEQQNNRSTIPPWVWIVTAILLILGAQIIFSGGLNTNEVIPFSEVVAYVEDQSVERLTVSGNRLTVILKNGSTYASVKDEGADIFQQLQASGVDTAIIGSAPIYINDASGRTTFFSILFSVGPIILLIWIFSRGLRQMQGGGNNIFGFGRSRARNINEGDRPTVTFDDVAGVDEAKEEVREIVQFLKEPEKFIQVGARIPKGLLMVGHPGTGKTLLARAIAGEAGVPFFHISGSEFVEMFVGVGASRVRDLFNKAKENAPSIVFVDEIDAVGRQRGAGLGGGHDEREQTLNQILVEMDGFSNETNIIVIAATNRPDVLDPALLRPGRFDRKVIVDLPDIKGREEILKVHARGKPIASDVDFNDIARLSVGFAGADLENLVNEAAIFAARQNKRQIDAKDFQDAFDRVVMGPERKSRVISDADKETVAYHEAGHAIVSFFLPNADTVQKITIIPRGQAGGYMMPLPEESIVKTREYFEDQIAVTLGGRAAEEVFFNRLTTGASSDLRKATEVARDMIMRYGMSSELGLRTYGDQTGNIFLGRDMTYGRDYSEEAARAIDQEVRDILDRGYARAKGIIEEHRDKMVRLAHTLLDIETLDRLTFENLMNA
- the lipA gene encoding lipoyl synthase, translated to MPMSLIDVNEIEVSESQKPRRRPEWIRVRVPSGESYQNLKHLMRSKQLHTVCEEARCPNIGECWGAGTATFLIMGDTCTRSCGFCDIKTGRPAPLDWNEPERVAQAVKAMNLRHVVITSVNRDEREDGGAPIFALVIQRIRELQPGCTIEVLIPDFKGSAAALKIVMDTRPEILNHNVETVPRLFKKVQPQDHYEWALTTLRQAKQMEPDVLTKSGIMVGLGESLDEVVTVMADLADCGVDILTIGQYLQPSKKHLPVERYYMPAEFETLSQKGYELGFKWVESGALVRSSYRAEQQVAALSPIYKAYMAAREQTA